The DNA window GATTCGCTGGCACATCCAGCTGGGTAATATCGTGATCCCCAAGTCGGTGAACCCCTCACGGATAGCGAGTAACTTCGACGTGTTCGATTTCGAACTCAGCGCCGACCAGATGGCGCGGATTTCTTCGCTCGAGGACGGAACGCGGCTCGGGCCGGATCCACGAACCTTCAATTTCACAGGTAGGTGAATGACGTGACTGGCGACTCGGGCGCCGCCGTACCTTCGATAGCTCTCAACGACGAGAACACCATGCCGGTTCTCGGCCTGGGCGTCGCGGAGTTGTCGGACGACGAGGCCGAACGCGCGGTGTCGGCGGCGCTGGAGATCGGCTGCCGGCTGATCGACACCGCCGCCGCCTACGGCAACGAGGCCGGCGTGGGCCGAGCGATCGCGGCCTCCGGCATTCCGCGCGCGGAGCTTTTCGTCACCACCAAGCTGGCCACGGCCGACCAGGGTTTCACCAGTTCCCAGCACGCCTGCTCCGCCAGCCTGGAGCGACTCGGCCTGGACTACGTGGACCTCTACCTGGTGCACTGGCCGGCCCCGTCGCTGGGCAAATACGTGGATTCCTTCGGCGGCCTGATCCAGTGCCGCGGCGAGGGCCACGCCCGCTCCATCGGCGTCTGCAACTTCACCGACGACCACCTGTCGACCGTCATCGACCTGTGTTTCGTCACCCCGGCCGTCAACCAGATCGAGCTGCATCCGCTGCTCAACCAGGACGAGCTGCGCAAGGTGAACGCGCAGCACAACGTGGTGACGCAGTCCTACACGCCGCTGGCGCTGGGCAAGCTGATGGACAACCCGACGGTCACCTCGGTCGCCGCCGAATACGGCAAGACGCCCGCGCAGGTGCTGCTGCGGTGGAACCTGCAGCTGGGTAACGCCGTGGTGTTCCGCTCGGCCCGGGCCGAGCACATCGCCGGTGACTTCGACGTCTTCGACTTCGAACTGGCCTCCTCGCACATGGACGCGATCAACGGCCTGCACGACGGCACCCGGCTGCGCCCGGACCCGGACACCTTCGACGGCACCGGCTCCTGACCCGGGGCGCGCCTGCCTCAGCCCGCCGGGCAGGTGGCCGCGGCCTGCCTCAGAACGCCGGCGGAAGGTTCGTCGACCGGTAGCCGGTAGCCGCGCAGCACGGCGATGAACTGCATGGCGTACTGGCAGTCGAACGCGGTGTTCGGCGGCATCCAGCGCGCCGGCGGGGAATCGCCCTTGTCCTGGTTGGCCTGCCCGTCCACGGCCAGCAGGTTGGCCGGGTCGTTGGCGAAGCGCAACCGCTCCGGAAACGGCCAGGCGTAGGCCCCCATGTCCCACGCGTAGGCCAGCGGGACGATGTGGTCGATCTGCACCGACTCACCGGTGTGCGCGCCGCGCTGGAACGCGATGGTCTTGTCGGTGTACGGGTCATGCAGCGTTCCGGTGGCCACCGCGTCCGGGCAGCGCTTGATCGACACATAGGTCTTGTCGACGAGGTCGCGGTTGAGGATGTCGTCGCGGGTGTCGCACCCGTTGTGCCCGAGCGGGGCGTCGTTGTCGTCGTCCCACGCGTCGCCGAACGCCGCCCTGCGGTAGTCGTAGCGGTGCAGCCGCTGCGGCAGCACCGCGATGCCGGCGAGCACGTCGGTGCCGGGCGCCACCGTGGGCACGTCGGCGCGCGCGGCGACCTCGGCGCGCTGGGCCGCCTTCGAGCCCAGCGTCTGGTAGGCGACCACCAGGGCGAACACCGCGATCGCCGACAACCACAACAGCAGCTTGCGGTTGGGGCCCCTCACGACTTGTCCAGGTATTCGATGCGGTCGGTGTTGGTGAACGTGGCCGCCAGCAATTCCAGTCCGGCGTCCCCGGGGTCCTGCTCGTGGGCCCGGGCGCAGAACTCGCGCGCCGCCTCGATGACCTCGCGATGCTCGGCCAGGGAAAGCAGACGCAGGTTGATCGCGCGCCCGGACTGGTTGCGGCCCAACACATCTCCTTCCCGGCGCTCCTTGAGGTCGAGGTCGGCGAGGACGAAGCCGTCCAGGGTGCCGGCGACGGCGGTGAGCCGCTGGCCGGCCCGCGATTCCGGCGGCACCCAGCTGGCCAGCAGGCACAGGCTGTCGTGCTCGCCGCGGCCGATGCGACCCCGCAACTGGTGCAGCTGGCTGATCCCGAACCGGTCGGCGTCCATCACCAGCATGACGGTCGCGTTGGGTACGTCGACGCCCACCTCGATGACGGTGGTGCACACCAGGACGTCGATCTCGCGCGCACGGAAGGCCGCCATCACGGCGTCCTTCTCGTCGGCCGGCAGCCGTCCGTGCATCAGGCCCAGCCGCAGGGCGGCCAGCTCATGGGAACGCAACCGCGCGAACAGCCCCTCGGCGGTCGCCGAGGGGCGGGCGTCCTGCTCCTCTTTGCCGTCACTCTCGTCGATCCGCGGCGCCACCACGTAGGCCTGGCGGCCCTCGGCGACCTCCTCGGCGATGCGCTGCCAGGCACGCTCCAGCCACGCGGGCTTGTCCTTGACGAAGATCGCGTTGGTGGTGATGGGCCGGCGGCCCCGCGGAAGTTCGCGCAGCGTCGAGGTTTCCAGGTCGCCGTAGACGGTCAGTGCGACGGTCCGCGGGATCGGGGTGGCCGTCATCACCAGCAGGTGCGGCGTGATCCCGGGAACGGCCTTGGCGCGCAACTGGTCTCGCTGCTCGACGCCGAACCGGTGTTGCTCGTCGACCACCACCATGCCCAGGTTGTGGAACTCCACCGCGTCCTGCAGCAGCGCGTGGGTGCCGATGACGATCCCGGCCTCGCCGGACGCGACCTCGGCGCGGACGTGCTTCTTCTGCGCCGCCGTCATCGATCCGCTCAGCAACGCCACCCTGGTGGCTACCCCGTCGTCGCTGTCCTCCCCACCCAGCTGGCCCGCCATGCCCAACGGGCCCAGGACGTCGCGGATCGACCGGAGATGTTGGGCGGCAAGGACTTCCGTCGGTGCCAGCAGCGCGCACTGGTAGCCGGCGTCGACCAGTTGCAGCATCGCCAGCACGGCGACGATCGTCTTTCCCGAGCCCACCTCGCCCTGCAGCAGCCGATTCATCGGCCGGGTGGCCGACAGGTCCCGCGCGATCACGTCGAGCACGTCGCGCTGACCCGCCGTCAGCTCGAATGGCAGCCGCCGCAACAGTTCTGATGCCAGGCCATCGTCCCGCACCGGCGCCGGGGGCCCCGATTCCGCCAGCTTGCTGTGCCGGCGGCCGAGCAGTCCCCACTGCAGGCCGACGGCCTCGTCGAAGGTCAGGCGTTCGCGCGCCCGCCGGCGCTCCGGCTCGCTCTCGGCCAGGTGAATGTCGCGCAGCGCGCGGTCCTGCGAGACCAGGCCGTACTGGGCGAGCAGCGCCGCCGGCAGCGGATCGTCGACCGGGTCGAGGACGTCGAGCACCTGGCGCACGCAGCGGAAGATGTCCCAGCTCTGCACCTTGGTGGTTGCCGGGTAAATCGGGAAGAAGGCCCGCTCGAACGCCGACATCTGCACCTCGCCGGCGGTGGCCTGCGAGGCGATGGCGATGTTCTTGAGCGAGCTCGTGCCGCGGCTCTTGCCGTCCGGTGAGTCGAGGATGAGAAACGCCGGGTGCGTGAGCTGCATGACGTTCTTGTAGAACCCGACCTCCCCGGACAGCATCACCTTGGTGCCCTCGGTGAGGTCCTTCATCAGGTAGTTCGCGTTGAAGAACGTCGCGGTCACCTTGTTGCGGCCGGAGCCGAGCGTGATGCGCAGACACTTCTTCTTCGGGGTCTTGCGCATCGGGAACGACTCGGTCTGGGCGATCGTGTCGACGATCGTGATGTGCTCGCCGGCCTCCGGGCGTTGCTGACCGTCCCCGTCGGCGCCCCAGCGGGTCGCGCCCTCGGTGTAGCTGCGCGGATAGTGGCGCAGCAGGTCGTTGACGGTGCGGATGCCAAAGGCCTCTTCGAGTGGGTCGGCGGCCTTGGCGCCCAGGACGAAGGTCAGCGGTTCGCCGAGTGATGCCACGGTTACTCGACCCCGATGAGCAGCACGTCGCCGCGGTGGCCCGTGCGGTAGGTGACCAGCTCGGTGCCCGGGTGGTGGTCGTGCACGTGCCGCTGCAGTACGTCGCCGACGCCCGCGGAATCCTCGCCGGCCGTCGCGTGGTCTGGTTCCATGGCGGCGCCCACCAGCACCGTCACCAGGTCCCCACCCGAGGCCAGCAGCAGGTCGATCAGCCCGATCGCGGCCCCGGCCGCGTCGTCGGCCACGATCAGCACCTCGTCGCCCGCGATGCCCAGGCCGTCGCCCGGTTTGCAGCGGCCCGCCCACGTCAGCGCGCTCTCGGTCGCGATGCGCACCGAGCCGTGGCGGGCCGCCCCGGCGGCCCGCGCCATCGTGTAGCCGTCGTCGACGGCCTGCCTGCCGGTTTCGTGCACGGCCAGCGCGGCCAGCCCCTGCACCATCGACCCGGTCGGTATCGGCACCACGTCGATGCCCCAGCCGATGGCCGCAGTGCAGCCGGCCACCAGTTCCTCGACGGCCACGAGTCCGTTGGGCAGCACCATCACCTGCGCGGCGCCGGTGTCCACCACGGCCCGCATCAGCTGGTGGGCGCTGATGTGGCCGGGCAACTCGGTGCCGTCGGGGTCCGAACGCAGCACGCAGGCGCCCTCGCCGCCGAACAGCTCGGCGGCCCCGTCGCCGTCGACGACGGCCAACACCGCCCGTTCCCGCGTCCAGCTGCCCGCCGGCAATCCCGCGGCCCCCGAGCTCAGGGCTGACACGACGATCCGGCTGGGCCGCCCGGCGGCCAGCCCCGCCTCGATCGCGGCGCCGGCGTCGTCGGTGTGCACGTGCACCGAATAGCCGCCCTCCGTCGACGGCGCGGCCGCGATCGCCACGGAGTCGCCCAGTTCCTCGAGCCGGTCCCGCAGCACGTCCGCACCGGCGGCGGCGCAACCGTCCAGTCGGTACATCACCTCGAACTGCGGTGACGGCCGTTCGGCGGGGGCGTCGGGCTGCGGCGCGCGCGGCGACAGCTCGTACACCTCGCGGGCGGACGTCTGCCCGGTGACCGTCGACCGCAGCGCGTCCAGCAGCACCAGTAGGCCCCGGCCCCCGGCGTCGACGGCACCGGCGTCGGCCAGCACGTCGAGTTGCTCCGTCGTCTTCTCCAGCGCGACCACCGCCGCGTCGCCCGCGGCGGTCAGCGCCGCGGGCAGGCCGTCGTCGGCGCACGCCGCGACGGCGGCGGCGGCGGACCGCAACACCGAGACGATGGTCCCGGGCACCTCCTGGCCACCCATCGAGGCGATGACCAAGTCGACGCCGCGATGCAACGCCGCCCCGAGGACGGCGGCATCCAGCTCGGCCAGCTCCCCGCCGCAATCGGCGGCGCGGGCCGCGGCGACGTCGGCGACACCACGAAGAATCTGCGACAGGATCACCCCGGAATTGCCGCGGGCGCCGTTCAGCGCACCGGACGACAGGGCGGCCGCGACCCGGGCGACGCAGCCCGACCCGCCGGCCGCCGCGTTCGCCTCCGCGAGCGCGGAACGCATGGTGAACAGCATGTTCGCGCCGGTGTCGGAATCGGCGACGGGGTACACGTTGAGCCGGTTGATCTCGTCGATGTGGACGATCAGATCGCCGACGGCGGTGTGCGCCCAGTCCCGCAGGGCCGCCGCGTCCAGCGGACGATCCGGCCTGCCCTCGAGCGTGCCTTCCGAAGCGTTCACAGCGACCCACCTCCTCCCGCGCCGGCCTCCGTGCGCGCCAGCGTAGCCCGGCGACGACGCGCGCGGCCGCCCGCGAGCCAGCACCCGCCGGCGCGGGCGACCGGCCGGATCGAGCCTAGCCACCGGCGCCGACACCGCGCGTCGTAGGATTGCCGTCGGCGCCGATCGTTTTGGTGGTTGCCCACCGCAGTCGGTATCCTGGACCGACCAGGTTTTCCAGGAAGATCTGAGTTGCGCTGTCCCGGCCGGCTCGCCGGACCCCCGATGATTTGAGGAGCTTTGACATGGCTGCTGTGTGCGATATCTGCGGGAAGGGCCCCGGCTTCGGCAAGTCGGTGTCGCACTCCCACCGCCGCACCAGCCGCCGGTGGGACCCCAACGTCCAGACCGTGCACGTCGTCACCCGTCCCGGCGGCAACAAACAACGGCTGAACGCGTGCGCGTCCTGCATCAAGGCCGGCAAGGTCGCCCGGGGCTGACCCGGCCCTGACCTCGCCGCGGACGCCGAACATCGTCCGCGCAGCACGGCCACGCGCCGCGCCTCGCCGTCGTCGCGGGCGATTCCCATCGCGCCGTCGACCTGTGCGCCCAGTTCGCGGCGCAGGTGGGCGAACTCCGCCGGGAGTTCCGGGACGTTGGGCGCTTCGGAACGCGCCTTCTCCGGCATGGCCGCGACCAACCTGTCCCGACCCGCCCGGACGCGAACACCACCTGCCAGGGCTGCACGTTGGAGTTCGACGGCGCGAGCATCCCCAGTTCCAGCGACTCCTCGACCAGGCGTCGCGGCACGGGGTCGGCCAGGAACATCCGCGTCGACCGCCGCCGCCGGATGGTCTCGTCGAGGTCGTAGGTGTTCGTCGCGGTCAGGGCAACCGCCAGTCGATCGGATCGGCGCCCAGCTTGGTCAGCAGATCGTTGGCGCGGCTGAACGGGCGCGAGCCGAAGAACCCGCGGGACGCCGACAGCGGCGAGGGATGGGGCGACTCGATCGCCACGCAGTCGCCGTCGGCCAGCAACGGTTTCAGCGTCGACGCGTCGCGGCCCCACAAGATCGCCACGAGCGGCTGCGGACGTTCGACCAGGGCGCGGATCGCGCACTCCGTCACCACTTCCCACCCCTTGCCCCGATGCGACGCCGGGTTGCCCGGGCGCACGGTGAGCACCCTGTTGAGCAGCAACACACCGCGCTGCGCCCAGGGCGTCAGGTCGCCGCACGAGGGCTGCGGATGACCGAGGTCCGCGGTGTACTCGTCGAAGATGTTGGCCAGGCTGCGGGGCAGCGGGCGCACCTCCGGGGCCACCGAGAAGCTCAGCCCGACCGCGTGTCCGGGGGTCGGGTAAGGGTCCTGCCCCACGATGAGGACCCGCACGCTGTCGAAAGGAAAGTTGAAGGCGCGCAACACGTTCGGCCCCGCCGGTAGGTACCGGCGGCCCGCGGCGACCTCGGCCCGCAGAAATTGCCCCATCGCCGCCACCTGCTCGGCCACCGGCTCGAGGGCCTGCGCCCACCCCGGCTCGACAAGCTCGTGCATCGGCCGCGCGGTCACCGCCACCCCCTCGCCATCGCGTAGACGATCACCGCGCCACACTACTCACGTCGCCCGGCTAATCCTGAAACGACTGCCAGCCCGCGTACCTCCCCCACGGCGCGCCGTCGACGAGAACCCGGGGCGGGCCGTCGAGCACCCGCCCGATGACGCGCCATCCGGACGGCACCGGGCCGGCGAAACAGGCCGCCAGCGCGTGGTCTTCGCCGCCGCCGAACACCCACGACCACGCGTCGGCGCCCACCGCGGCGGCGGCCTCACTCAGCGGGTCGCGATCGGCGGCAAGCGCCGCGGTGGACACGTCGAGGCCCACCCCGGACGCCTCCGCGACGTGCCCGAGGTCGGCGACGAGCCCGTCGGAGACGTCGATCATCGCCTGCGCTCCGGCGCTCGCGGCCACGGCTCCCGCGCCGTAGGGCGGCCGGGGCACCAGGTGCCGGCGGCGCAGGTCGTCGAAGCCGTCGATCCCGTTGTGCCACAACGCGTATCCGGCGGCAGACCGGCCGAGGTCGCCCGCGACGGCCAGCACCGAACCGGGTTTCGCGCCGGACCGCAGCACCGGCGCGCGGCCGTCCAGGTCGCCCAGCACCGTCACTGACAGCACCCATTGCGGACAGCTGACCAGGTCACCGCCGACGATGCCGGCGCCGACCCGTACGGCCTCCTCCCACATCCCGTCGACCAGCGCGTCGGCGTCGGCCGCCGCCGTGTCGCCGGGCGCCCCGAACCCGACGAGGAACGCCGTCGCCCGCGCGCCCATCGCCTCGACGTCGGCGGCGTTCTGCGCGATCGCCTTGCGCCCGACGTCGTGGGGCTTCGACCAGTCCAGCCGGAAGTGCCGGTCCTGCACCAGCATGTCGGTGGACGCCAGCACCCGGCCGTCGGAGGCGGACACCATCGCCGCGTCGTCGCCGGGCCCGAGCAGCACGGTGCCGGGCTGCCGGCGCCCGCGCACCAACCGGTCGATCACGGCGAACTCGCCGAGCTGCCGCAGGGTCGGGGCGGTGCCGGCCGTGTCGTCGCCCACCACGCCTCCTGCGGCCTGCGGTAAGTTCGGTACCTGCCCGCGCGAGCGGACCGCGCCAGTGTACGAGAAGGAGGCACGGGGGCGTTGACGACCGACCCGGCCACCGATTCGGGCGACTCGGGACCGCCACGCGCGGTGATCGTCGCCGCGGTGGCGCTGGCCGTCGTGTCGATCGGGGTGGTGCTGGCCATCGCGGCGAACCGGGAGGGCCCGCCGCGACCGGTGTCCCTTCCGGCGATACCCGCGCCGCACGCCGACGATCCGGCGTGCCGGGCGCTGGAGCGCGCGCTGCCGCAACGGCTGGGCGAGTACCGGCGCGCGCCGCTGGCGCAGCCGGCACCCCACGGCGTGGCCGCCTGGCGCGCCGACCCCCGGGGCGAACCCGTGGTGCTGCGCTGCGGGCTGGACCGGCCCCCCGGCTTCGTGGTGGGGTCGCCGATCCAGGTCGTCGACCGCGTGCAGTGGTTCGAGACCGCCCCCTCGGCGCAATCCGCCGGTCCCGCAACGACTGACGCGGCGGTTTTCACGTGGTACACGGTCGACCGGCCGGTGTACGTCGCGCTGACGCTGCCGCCGGACTCGGGGCCGACGCCCATCCAGGAGCTCTCCGAGGTGATCGACCGGACCGTCGCGGCGGTGCCGATCGACCCGGCCCGCCCCGAATGATCAGCGCAGGCCCGTCCCCCGGGCCAGGGCCGTGTCGATCATGGTCGCCAGCAGGGTCGGGTAGTCCACGCCGCCGGCCCCCCACATCCTGGGGAACATCGAGATCGTGGTGAACCCCGGCATGGTATTGATCTCGTTGATCACCGGGCCGTCGTCCGTCAGGAAGAAGTCGACGCGGGCCAGGCCCTGGCAGTCGATGGCGCGAAACGCCCGGATCGCCAATTCGCGCACGGTGTCGGCGATGTCGTCGTCGACCTTGGCGGGCACGTCCAATTCGGCCGCGTCGTCGAGATATTTGGTCGCGAAGTCGTAGAACCCGTCCTCGCGGCCCCGCACGCCGGCCACCCGGATCTCCCCCAGCGTGCTGGCCCGCACGGTGCCGTCCGGCATCTCGAGCACACCGCACTCCAGCTCGCGCCCGTTGACCGCCGCCTCGACGATCACCTTCGGGTCGTGCCGGCGGGCGCCGGCGACGGCGGCGGGCAGCTCGTCCCAGCTCGAGACCCGGCTGACACCGATCGAGGACCCGCCGCGGGCGGGCTTGACGAAGACCGGCAGCCCGAGCCGCTCGCGTTCCTCGGGCCGCAAGGTCGAGCGCGACGGGCGCAGCACGACGTGCGCGCCGACGGGCAGCCCCTCGGCACTCAGCAGCTTCTTTGTGAACTCCTTGTCCATGCCGGCCGCGCTGGCCAGCACCCCGGCTCCGACGTAGGGCACACCGGCCAGTTCGAGCAGCCCCTGGATGGTGCCGTCCTCGCCGTAGGGACCGTGCAGCACCGGGAA is part of the Mycobacterium sp. HUMS_12744610 genome and encodes:
- a CDS encoding uracil-DNA glycosylase, with the translated sequence MTARPMHELVEPGWAQALEPVAEQVAAMGQFLRAEVAAGRRYLPAGPNVLRAFNFPFDSVRVLIVGQDPYPTPGHAVGLSFSVAPEVRPLPRSLANIFDEYTADLGHPQPSCGDLTPWAQRGVLLLNRVLTVRPGNPASHRGKGWEVVTECAIRALVERPQPLVAILWGRDASTLKPLLADGDCVAIESPHPSPLSASRGFFGSRPFSRANDLLTKLGADPIDWRLP
- a CDS encoding DAK2 domain-containing protein → MDAAALRDWAHTAVGDLIVHIDEINRLNVYPVADSDTGANMLFTMRSALAEANAAAGGSGCVARVAAALSSGALNGARGNSGVILSQILRGVADVAAARAADCGGELAELDAAVLGAALHRGVDLVIASMGGQEVPGTIVSVLRSAAAAVAACADDGLPAALTAAGDAAVVALEKTTEQLDVLADAGAVDAGGRGLLVLLDALRSTVTGQTSAREVYELSPRAPQPDAPAERPSPQFEVMYRLDGCAAAGADVLRDRLEELGDSVAIAAAPSTEGGYSVHVHTDDAGAAIEAGLAAGRPSRIVVSALSSGAAGLPAGSWTRERAVLAVVDGDGAAELFGGEGACVLRSDPDGTELPGHISAHQLMRAVVDTGAAQVMVLPNGLVAVEELVAGCTAAIGWGIDVVPIPTGSMVQGLAALAVHETGRQAVDDGYTMARAAGAARHGSVRIATESALTWAGRCKPGDGLGIAGDEVLIVADDAAGAAIGLIDLLLASGGDLVTVLVGAAMEPDHATAGEDSAGVGDVLQRHVHDHHPGTELVTYRTGHRGDVLLIGVE
- the recG gene encoding ATP-dependent DNA helicase RecG; translation: MASLGEPLTFVLGAKAADPLEEAFGIRTVNDLLRHYPRSYTEGATRWGADGDGQQRPEAGEHITIVDTIAQTESFPMRKTPKKKCLRITLGSGRNKVTATFFNANYLMKDLTEGTKVMLSGEVGFYKNVMQLTHPAFLILDSPDGKSRGTSSLKNIAIASQATAGEVQMSAFERAFFPIYPATTKVQSWDIFRCVRQVLDVLDPVDDPLPAALLAQYGLVSQDRALRDIHLAESEPERRRARERLTFDEAVGLQWGLLGRRHSKLAESGPPAPVRDDGLASELLRRLPFELTAGQRDVLDVIARDLSATRPMNRLLQGEVGSGKTIVAVLAMLQLVDAGYQCALLAPTEVLAAQHLRSIRDVLGPLGMAGQLGGEDSDDGVATRVALLSGSMTAAQKKHVRAEVASGEAGIVIGTHALLQDAVEFHNLGMVVVDEQHRFGVEQRDQLRAKAVPGITPHLLVMTATPIPRTVALTVYGDLETSTLRELPRGRRPITTNAIFVKDKPAWLERAWQRIAEEVAEGRQAYVVAPRIDESDGKEEQDARPSATAEGLFARLRSHELAALRLGLMHGRLPADEKDAVMAAFRAREIDVLVCTTVIEVGVDVPNATVMLVMDADRFGISQLHQLRGRIGRGEHDSLCLLASWVPPESRAGQRLTAVAGTLDGFVLADLDLKERREGDVLGRNQSGRAINLRLLSLAEHREVIEAAREFCARAHEQDPGDAGLELLAATFTNTDRIEYLDKS
- a CDS encoding aldo/keto reductase, with protein sequence MTGDSGAAVPSIALNDENTMPVLGLGVAELSDDEAERAVSAALEIGCRLIDTAAAYGNEAGVGRAIAASGIPRAELFVTTKLATADQGFTSSQHACSASLERLGLDYVDLYLVHWPAPSLGKYVDSFGGLIQCRGEGHARSIGVCNFTDDHLSTVIDLCFVTPAVNQIELHPLLNQDELRKVNAQHNVVTQSYTPLALGKLMDNPTVTSVAAEYGKTPAQVLLRWNLQLGNAVVFRSARAEHIAGDFDVFDFELASSHMDAINGLHDGTRLRPDPDTFDGTGS
- a CDS encoding thiamine-phosphate kinase is translated as MGDDTAGTAPTLRQLGEFAVIDRLVRGRRQPGTVLLGPGDDAAMVSASDGRVLASTDMLVQDRHFRLDWSKPHDVGRKAIAQNAADVEAMGARATAFLVGFGAPGDTAAADADALVDGMWEEAVRVGAGIVGGDLVSCPQWVLSVTVLGDLDGRAPVLRSGAKPGSVLAVAGDLGRSAAGYALWHNGIDGFDDLRRRHLVPRPPYGAGAVAASAGAQAMIDVSDGLVADLGHVAEASGVGLDVSTAALAADRDPLSEAAAAVGADAWSWVFGGGEDHALAACFAGPVPSGWRVIGRVLDGPPRVLVDGAPWGRYAGWQSFQD
- a CDS encoding nitroreductase family protein, with the translated sequence MFLADPVPRRLVEESLELGMLAPSNSNVQPWQVVFASGRVGTGWSRPCRRRRVPKRPTSRNSRRSSPTCAANWAHRSTARWESPATTARRGAWPCCADDVRRPRRGQGRVSPGRPCRP
- a CDS encoding HNH endonuclease family protein; its protein translation is MRGPNRKLLLWLSAIAVFALVVAYQTLGSKAAQRAEVAARADVPTVAPGTDVLAGIAVLPQRLHRYDYRRAAFGDAWDDDNDAPLGHNGCDTRDDILNRDLVDKTYVSIKRCPDAVATGTLHDPYTDKTIAFQRGAHTGESVQIDHIVPLAYAWDMGAYAWPFPERLRFANDPANLLAVDGQANQDKGDSPPARWMPPNTAFDCQYAMQFIAVLRGYRLPVDEPSAGVLRQAAATCPAG
- a CDS encoding D-alanine--D-alanine ligase family protein, which produces MAPPPGGRVRVAVVFGGRSNEHAISCVSAGSILRNLDRRRFDVVAIGITPEGSWVLTDGDPDSLAIADRRLPEVTTESGTELSLPADPRRSGQLVSLPASTGEVLASVIGEVDVVFPVLHGPYGEDGTIQGLLELAGVPYVGAGVLASAAGMDKEFTKKLLSAEGLPVGAHVVLRPSRSTLRPEERERLGLPVFVKPARGGSSIGVSRVSSWDELPAAVAGARRHDPKVIVEAAVNGRELECGVLEMPDGTVRASTLGEIRVAGVRGREDGFYDFATKYLDDAAELDVPAKVDDDIADTVRELAIRAFRAIDCQGLARVDFFLTDDGPVINEINTMPGFTTISMFPRMWGAGGVDYPTLLATMIDTALARGTGLR
- the rpmB gene encoding 50S ribosomal protein L28 — protein: MAAVCDICGKGPGFGKSVSHSHRRTSRRWDPNVQTVHVVTRPGGNKQRLNACASCIKAGKVARG
- a CDS encoding DUF3515 domain-containing protein, yielding MTTDPATDSGDSGPPRAVIVAAVALAVVSIGVVLAIAANREGPPRPVSLPAIPAPHADDPACRALERALPQRLGEYRRAPLAQPAPHGVAAWRADPRGEPVVLRCGLDRPPGFVVGSPIQVVDRVQWFETAPSAQSAGPATTDAAVFTWYTVDRPVYVALTLPPDSGPTPIQELSEVIDRTVAAVPIDPARPE